A region from the Enterobacteriaceae endosymbiont of Donacia clavipes genome encodes:
- the rpsG gene encoding 30S ribosomal protein S7, with protein MSRRRVVSQRKILPDPQFESDLLAKFINIIMIDGKKSIAESIVYSSLNLITKKLGKKEIDVFLIALENIKPIVEVKSRRVGGSTYQVPVEIRPIRRNTLAMRWLVNAARKRQEKSMILKLTNEILDAIEKKGNAVKKREEIHRMAEANKAFAHYRW; from the coding sequence ATGTCACGTAGACGAGTAGTTAGTCAACGTAAAATATTACCAGATCCTCAATTTGAATCAGATCTATTGGCTAAATTTATTAATATTATTATGATAGATGGTAAAAAATCTATTGCAGAATCAATTGTTTATTCTTCATTAAATTTAATTACTAAAAAATTAGGAAAAAAAGAAATAGATGTATTTTTAATTGCATTAGAAAACATAAAACCAATAGTTGAAGTAAAATCTAGAAGAGTAGGTGGATCAACATATCAAGTTCCTGTTGAAATAAGACCTATAAGAAGAAATACTTTAGCTATGCGTTGGTTAGTAAATGCTGCACGAAAAAGGCAAGAAAAATCAATGATTTTAAAACTTACTAATGAAATATTAGATGCTATAGAAAAAAAAGGAAATGCTGTTAAAAAACGTGAAGAAATACATCGCATGGCAGAAGCTAACAAAGCATTTGCACATTATCGTTGGTAA
- the rpsL gene encoding 30S ribosomal protein S12: protein MSTINQLVRKNRIRKITKTNVPALNSCPQKRGVCIKVYTTTPKKPNSALRKVCRVRLTNGLEVTSYISGEGHNLQEHSVILIRGGRVKDLPGVRYHTIRGALDCTGVKNRKQGRSKYGTKKPK, encoded by the coding sequence ATGTCAACAATTAATCAATTAGTTCGAAAAAATAGAATTCGTAAAATTACTAAAACTAACGTTCCTGCTTTAAATTCATGTCCTCAAAAAAGAGGAGTTTGTATAAAAGTATATACGACAACTCCTAAAAAACCAAATTCAGCACTACGTAAAGTATGTAGAGTAAGATTAACAAATGGTTTAGAAGTAACCTCTTATATATCTGGAGAAGGTCATAATTTACAAGAACATTCAGTAATTTTAATAAGAGGAGGAAGAGTAAAAGATCTTCCAGGTGTAAGATATCATACTATTAGAGGAGCTTTAGATTGTACAGGAGTAAAAAATCGTAAACAAGGAAGATCAAAATATGGTACAAAAAAACCTAAATAA
- the tusB gene encoding sulfurtransferase complex subunit TusB translates to MLYTLFSSPSSCNFSLLLKILNEHDDLLLIQDGVLAGLKNSKSMEKIIKIKKKIKLLIFAINDDILARGLNLNISKQIIRINYIKFVDLIIKNKQQIIW, encoded by the coding sequence ATGTTATATACCTTATTTAGTTCACCATCATCTTGTAATTTTTCTTTATTATTAAAAATTTTAAATGAACATGATGATTTACTTTTAATTCAAGATGGTGTATTAGCTGGATTAAAAAATAGTAAATCTATGGAAAAAATAATTAAAATTAAGAAAAAAATAAAATTATTAATATTTGCTATTAATGATGATATATTGGCTAGAGGTTTAAATTTAAATATTTCAAAACAAATTATACGTATAAATTATATAAAATTTGTCGATTTAATTATAAAAAATAAACAACAAATTATATGGTAG
- the tusC gene encoding sulfurtransferase complex subunit TusC, giving the protein MNNKIAFIFKTSPYGNNIGKEGLDTVISISSFTEDIALFFIGDGILQIKNYQQTKNILLKKYNISFSILNLCNINNFFVCLQSLKELGIKNYKKNNWIVPIKIIDLILWKKNIADYNIIMNF; this is encoded by the coding sequence ATGAATAATAAAATAGCATTTATATTTAAAACATCTCCTTACGGAAATAATATTGGAAAAGAAGGACTTGATACAGTAATTTCTATATCCTCATTTACTGAGGATATAGCTTTATTTTTTATAGGAGATGGAATTTTACAAATAAAAAATTATCAACAAACAAAAAATATTTTATTAAAAAAATATAATATAAGTTTTAGTATTTTAAATTTATGTAATATTAATAATTTTTTTGTTTGTTTACAATCTTTAAAAGAATTAGGAATAAAAAATTATAAAAAAAATAATTGGATTGTACCTATTAAAATAATAGATTTAATATTATGGAAAAAAAATATTGCTGATTATAATATAATTATGAATTTTTAG
- the tusD gene encoding sulfurtransferase complex subunit TusD, with protein MIFVILVTGAPFNTQNSYSAYLFVNAAIQKKNFIQSIFFYCDGVYNANKNIKFDVDEFNLIYSWQKLSKKYNINLYLCVTSAKKRGIIREDYDKNKLLNYQQNNDMINNRFEVTTLSTLAKSILTCDRLIQF; from the coding sequence ATGATTTTTGTAATATTAGTTACTGGAGCTCCTTTTAATACACAAAATTCTTATTCAGCATATTTATTTGTTAATGCAGCAATACAAAAAAAGAATTTTATACAAAGTATATTTTTTTATTGTGATGGTGTTTATAATGCTAATAAAAATATTAAATTTGATGTAGATGAATTTAATTTAATTTATTCTTGGCAAAAATTAAGTAAAAAATATAACATAAATTTATATTTATGTGTTACATCCGCTAAGAAAAGAGGCATAATTAGGGAAGATTATGATAAAAATAAATTATTAAATTATCAACAAAATAATGATATGATTAATAATAGATTTGAAGTAACTACTTTAAGTACATTAGCAAAATCTATATTAACCTGTGATCGATTAATTCAATTTTAA
- the fkpA gene encoding FKBP-type peptidyl-prolyl cis-trans isomerase: MEFFTKKKSIFIILIVIIGLNISNVNAFLLKNTSWWNSKNKNKVVIKKEKIIIKKKSKLKNNKKGTCLLNEQEKMSYALGVSIGKYLAKTFQTQDKLKIVLNKKIILQGVSDVLENKVKISEDEMNKQIQKFEASIQSYTIQETKKEAKQSNIEAKKYIRKFLKEKNTKKTKSGLIYKIRKMGKGKKITNNNMIIVIKYKGKLVDGTIFDNSSSKEPLYISLQEVITGWQEGLKYIRKGGKITLVVPPKLAYGTEIIPGIPNNSTLIFDIELLDIISSVSK; encoded by the coding sequence ATGGAATTTTTTACTAAAAAAAAATCAATATTTATTATATTAATTGTAATTATTGGTTTAAATATATCTAATGTAAATGCATTTTTATTAAAAAATACATCTTGGTGGAATAGTAAAAATAAAAATAAAGTTGTTATAAAAAAAGAAAAAATAATTATAAAAAAAAAATCAAAATTAAAAAATAATAAAAAAGGAACTTGTTTATTAAATGAACAAGAAAAGATGTCCTATGCTTTAGGAGTTTCAATTGGAAAATATTTAGCTAAAACATTTCAAACACAGGATAAATTAAAAATAGTTTTGAATAAAAAAATTATTCTTCAAGGTGTATCCGATGTTTTAGAAAATAAAGTTAAAATATCTGAAGATGAAATGAATAAGCAAATTCAAAAATTTGAAGCTAGTATACAATCATATACTATACAAGAGACAAAAAAAGAAGCAAAACAAAGTAATATTGAAGCAAAAAAATATATTAGAAAATTTTTAAAAGAAAAAAATACTAAAAAAACTAAAAGTGGCTTAATATATAAAATTAGAAAAATGGGTAAGGGTAAAAAAATAACTAATAATAATATGATTATAGTTATTAAATATAAAGGAAAATTAGTTGATGGAACTATATTCGATAATTCATCTTCAAAAGAACCTTTATATATAAGTTTACAAGAAGTAATTACTGGTTGGCAAGAAGGATTAAAATATATTAGAAAAGGTGGTAAAATTACATTAGTTGTACCTCCTAAATTAGCTTATGGTACAGAAATAATACCTGGTATACCAAATAATTCTACTTTAATATTTGATATTGAACTTTTAGATATTATTTCTTCAGTATCTAAATAA
- the asd gene encoding aspartate-semialdehyde dehydrogenase yields MMKDVGFIGWRGMVGSVLINRMMKKKDFDNINAIFFTTSQYGEYIPFTDLKNKCIKLQNAYDFEKLSQLDIIITCQGSNYTNKIYYKLRKIGWKGYWIDAASILRTLKNATIVLDPVNYKLIEQKLNMGIKTFVGGNCTVSLMLMTLGGLFYNNLIEWIFVSTYQAASGAGAKFMQELIFQMKYIYKSISHLINDSSINILDIEEKISNKMHSYNFPKNNFKVPLINSLIPWIDKKMNNGQTKEEWKGQFETNKILNSNKTIQVDGICVRIATLRSHSQSFTIKLKKNLSINNIKNIINSHNKWVKIISNDFNSTINYLTPSFVSGKLDLPIGRIKKLNIDKNCFSMFSVGDQLLWGAAEPLRRMLKLLI; encoded by the coding sequence ATAATGAAAGATGTAGGATTTATAGGTTGGAGAGGCATGGTAGGATCTGTACTTATTAATAGAATGATGAAAAAAAAAGATTTTGATAATATTAATGCTATTTTTTTTACTACTTCTCAGTATGGAGAATATATCCCTTTTACAGATTTAAAAAATAAATGTATAAAATTACAAAATGCTTATGATTTTGAAAAATTATCTCAATTAGATATAATTATTACATGTCAAGGTAGTAATTATACAAATAAGATTTATTATAAATTAAGAAAAATAGGTTGGAAAGGTTATTGGATAGATGCAGCATCAATTTTAAGAACATTAAAAAATGCTACTATTGTATTAGATCCTGTTAATTACAAATTGATAGAACAAAAATTAAATATGGGAATTAAAACTTTTGTAGGTGGAAATTGTACTGTTAGTCTAATGTTAATGACTTTAGGAGGCTTATTCTATAATAATCTTATTGAATGGATTTTTGTTTCTACATATCAAGCAGCATCAGGTGCTGGTGCTAAATTTATGCAAGAACTTATTTTTCAAATGAAATATATTTATAAGAGTATATCTCATTTAATTAATGATTCTTCTATAAATATTCTAGATATAGAAGAAAAAATTAGCAATAAAATGCATTCTTATAATTTTCCTAAAAATAATTTTAAAGTTCCTTTAATTAATAGTTTAATTCCATGGATAGATAAAAAAATGAATAATGGACAAACAAAAGAAGAATGGAAAGGTCAATTTGAAACTAATAAAATTTTAAATTCAAATAAAACTATTCAAGTAGATGGTATTTGTGTTAGAATAGCAACTTTACGTTCTCACAGTCAATCTTTTACAATAAAATTAAAAAAAAATTTATCTATAAACAATATTAAAAATATTATTAATTCTCATAATAAATGGGTAAAAATTATTTCCAATGATTTTAATAGTACTATTAATTATCTTACTCCATCTTTTGTTAGTGGTAAATTAGATTTACCTATTGGAAGAATAAAAAAATTAAATATAGATAAAAATTGTTTTTCAATGTTTTCTGTTGGTGACCAATTACTTTGGGGTGCTGCAGAACCATTAAGAAGAATGTTAAAATTATTAATTTAG
- the ung gene encoding uracil-DNA glycosylase has product MIKNKDIIWKNFFKKEKKKDYFIKLIKKINIDIIHNKIVYPKKKYIFNIFNKINFNKLKVVILGQDPYYGYNQANGLAFSVMPNIKIPPTLKNIYKALKFDIPDFVIPKHGYLIDWVNEGVMLLNCILTVIKGQPQSHYNIGWEKFTDNVIKIITLNYNNIVFLLWGSYAKKKSILIKKNLILTSSHPSPLSFYKGFYSCKHFSKTNKYLIFHKKKPINWNINNIIF; this is encoded by the coding sequence ATGATTAAAAATAAAGATATTATATGGAAAAATTTTTTTAAAAAAGAAAAAAAAAAAGATTACTTTATCAAATTAATAAAAAAAATTAATATAGATATTATACACAATAAAATTGTTTATCCTAAAAAAAAATATATTTTTAATATTTTTAATAAAATAAATTTTAATAAACTAAAGGTAGTTATTTTAGGACAAGATCCATATTATGGTTATAATCAAGCAAATGGTTTAGCTTTTTCAGTAATGCCAAATATAAAAATTCCTCCTACATTAAAAAATATATATAAGGCATTAAAATTTGATATACCTGATTTTGTTATTCCTAAACATGGATATTTAATAGATTGGGTTAATGAAGGTGTAATGCTTTTAAATTGTATTTTAACGGTTATAAAAGGACAACCTCAATCTCATTATAACATTGGTTGGGAAAAATTTACAGATAATGTAATAAAAATAATTACTTTAAATTATAATAATATTGTATTTTTATTATGGGGATCATATGCAAAAAAAAAATCTATTTTAATAAAAAAAAATTTAATATTAACTTCATCTCATCCATCACCTTTATCTTTTTATAAGGGATTTTATTCTTGTAAACATTTTTCAAAAACAAATAAATATCTTATTTTTCATAAAAAAAAACCAATTAATTGGAATATAAATAACATAATATTTTAA
- the rpsF gene encoding 30S ribosomal protein S6, protein MKYYEIVLMINPDQSDQINNIIKYYKKFIYKHKGSISRFEDWGRRQLSYPIFKWHKAHYVLINITLNSNLIKDIEKSLRINENIIRYLIIKTKTERKNISYILKSKDEHQEKRNDVIKTI, encoded by the coding sequence GTGAAATATTACGAAATAGTATTAATGATAAATCCAGATCAAAGTGATCAAATAAATAATATTATAAAATATTATAAAAAATTTATTTATAAACATAAAGGATCAATTTCTAGATTTGAAGATTGGGGAAGAAGACAATTATCTTATCCTATATTTAAATGGCATAAAGCACATTATGTATTAATAAATATAACATTAAATAGTAACTTAATAAAAGATATTGAAAAAAGTTTAAGAATTAATGAAAATATTATCAGATATCTTATAATAAAAACAAAAACAGAAAGAAAAAATATATCTTATATTTTAAAATCTAAAGATGAACATCAAGAAAAACGAAATGATGTTATAAAAACAATATAA
- the rpsR gene encoding 30S ribosomal protein S18 — MIRYFRRRKFCRFTAEGVKEIDYKDIHILKNFITESGKIVPSRITGTKAKYQRQLAKAIKLARYLSLISYTDHHK; from the coding sequence ATGATACGTTATTTTCGTCGTCGTAAATTTTGTCGTTTTACTGCAGAAGGGGTTAAGGAAATTGATTATAAAGATATACATATTTTAAAAAATTTTATTACTGAAAGTGGTAAAATAGTACCTAGTAGAATTACTGGTACTAAGGCAAAATATCAACGTCAACTTGCTAAAGCTATAAAATTAGCAAGATATTTATCTTTAATATCATATACTGATCATCATAAATAA
- the rplI gene encoding 50S ribosomal protein L9, whose amino-acid sequence MKIILLNSIPGLGKKSQIVKVKPGYARNFLIPNNKCISATKININFLKQKLLEKKSQLLSILDNAKLRLKKFNCIKKIVIKAKAGKTGKLFGSIGRNDILKKIKEIGFDILKKEIKLPKGSLKYIGDYNIIFQFHKKISIEKIVSIINN is encoded by the coding sequence ATGAAAATTATTTTATTAAATTCTATTCCAGGTTTAGGAAAAAAATCTCAGATTGTAAAAGTAAAACCTGGATACGCTCGTAATTTTTTAATACCTAATAATAAATGTATTTCTGCAACAAAAATTAATATTAATTTTTTAAAACAAAAATTATTAGAAAAAAAATCTCAATTATTAAGTATTTTAGATAATGCTAAACTAAGATTAAAAAAATTTAATTGTATAAAAAAAATAGTAATTAAAGCAAAAGCAGGTAAAACAGGTAAATTATTTGGTTCAATAGGTAGAAATGATATTCTAAAAAAAATAAAGGAAATAGGATTTGATATTTTAAAAAAAGAAATAAAATTACCAAAAGGATCTTTAAAATATATAGGTGATTATAATATTATTTTTCAATTTCATAAAAAAATTTCAATAGAGAAAATAGTTAGCATAATTAATAATTAA
- the dnaX gene encoding DNA polymerase III subunit gamma/tau, producing the protein MINFYNKMNSHVLATKWRPQLFDDVIGQDSTIQAIKNSLSTKKIHPAWILSGSRGVGKTTIARIFAMGLSCIKGITKNPCGLCEICIAIKKNSFLDLIELDSASKTKVEDIREILEIIYYPPVKGRYKIYIFDEFHMLSKHSFNALLKVLEEPPEYIKFIFATTELQKIPITIKSRCLQFNLKLIKKNLIFNQLKKILNKENLQYDIEAINIISKTANGSMRDALSLTNQLISMGSLTINNVSLMLGLIEKKYLFLLLYNLKNKKNDFILDLIYKISVFDINWENIIIEIMILIHDILKIKILKKNSQYFLKNSNFNNNIKFYKKISKNYSKQELKFLYKIFSEGKKNLYLSPSPKIGFEMIILEIIIYFNENYTNLK; encoded by the coding sequence ATGATAAATTTTTATAATAAAATGAATTCTCATGTTTTAGCCACAAAATGGCGTCCTCAATTATTTGATGATGTTATTGGTCAAGATTCTACAATACAAGCTATAAAAAATAGTTTATCTACTAAAAAAATTCATCCTGCTTGGATATTATCAGGTAGTAGGGGTGTAGGAAAAACAACAATAGCAAGAATATTTGCAATGGGATTAAGTTGTATAAAAGGTATAACTAAAAATCCATGTGGTTTATGTGAAATTTGTATAGCTATAAAAAAAAATTCTTTTTTAGATTTGATTGAATTAGATTCTGCATCTAAAACTAAAGTAGAAGATATTAGAGAAATATTAGAAATAATCTATTATCCTCCAGTTAAAGGAAGATATAAGATATATATTTTTGATGAATTTCATATGTTATCAAAACACAGTTTTAATGCATTATTAAAAGTTTTAGAAGAACCTCCAGAATATATAAAATTTATATTTGCAACAACAGAATTACAAAAAATACCTATCACGATTAAATCGAGATGTTTACAATTTAATTTAAAATTAATTAAAAAAAATTTAATTTTTAATCAGTTGAAAAAAATTTTAAATAAAGAAAATTTACAATATGATATAGAAGCAATAAATATTATATCAAAAACAGCAAATGGAAGTATGCGTGATGCATTAAGTTTAACAAATCAATTAATATCTATGGGTTCATTAACAATTAATAATGTTTCTTTAATGTTGGGATTAATTGAAAAAAAATATTTATTTTTATTATTATATAATTTAAAAAATAAAAAAAATGATTTTATTTTAGATTTAATTTATAAGATATCTGTTTTTGATATTAATTGGGAAAATATAATAATAGAAATTATGATTTTAATACATGATATATTAAAAATTAAAATTTTAAAAAAAAATTCTCAATATTTTTTAAAAAATTCAAATTTTAATAATAACATAAAATTTTATAAAAAAATTTCTAAGAATTATTCTAAGCAAGAATTAAAATTTTTATATAAAATTTTTAGTGAAGGTAAAAAAAATTTATATCTTTCTCCAAGTCCTAAAATAGGATTTGAAATGATTATATTAGAAATAATAATTTATTTTAATGAAAACTATACAAATTTAAAATAA
- the htpG gene encoding molecular chaperone HtpG, whose protein sequence is MQKKETLNFQSEVKQLLHLMIHSLYSNKEIFLRELISNASDAIDKLKFKTLSHPNLYENDSILKVKISINKEKRLIIISDNGIGMTRKEVINNLGTIAKSGTKDFIKSLNLSLDKKSEKTSQLIGQFGVGFYSAFIVSDKVSVRTRAAGIPINQGVFWESTGEGNYQVSNINKELRGTEVILHIRSKNDEFLDTWRIKGIINKYSEYIALPIEIKMYNEKEKKYFWEQINKAQAIWLRNKINISDKEYKEFYKQLTYDSTDPIIWSHNHVEGKQEYISLLYIPSNIPWDIRNRDYKNGLKLYVQRVFIMEDADQLLPKYLRFIRGLVDSNDLPLNISREILQKNNIIRNMKLTLTKKVLNMLTNLTKIKNIYNNFWKKFGLIFKEGPAEDIKNKDIIIKLLRFSSTYNDNDEQNISLEEYSQRMIKGQKKIYFLTSDNYISAKSSPHLEFFYKKGIEVLLLTDHIDEWMMSYVTEFEGKILQSISKEDDSLDEFIKNDNNSEQNKIENEFKPFLKKIQNLLGNKIKKVKLTSRLINTPAIVTTDVNEMSTQMAKLFTAAGQKVPEIKYNFELNPNHILIKKILTIKDEKYFSEFVNLLLEEAILAEKGTLENPNKFINRVNSFLSKI, encoded by the coding sequence ATGCAAAAAAAAGAAACTTTAAATTTTCAATCTGAAGTAAAACAATTATTACATTTAATGATACATTCTCTTTATTCAAATAAAGAAATATTCTTACGAGAATTAATATCTAACGCTTCTGATGCTATTGATAAATTAAAATTTAAAACTTTATCTCATCCTAATTTATATGAAAATGATTCAATATTAAAGGTGAAAATCTCTATAAATAAAGAAAAAAGATTAATTATTATTAGTGATAATGGAATTGGTATGACTCGGAAAGAAGTCATTAATAATTTAGGTACAATAGCAAAATCTGGAACTAAAGATTTTATCAAATCTTTGAATTTATCTTTAGATAAAAAATCAGAAAAAACTTCACAATTAATAGGTCAATTTGGTGTTGGATTTTATTCCGCTTTTATAGTTTCTGATAAAGTTTCTGTTAGAACAAGAGCCGCTGGAATACCTATTAACCAAGGAGTATTTTGGGAATCTACAGGAGAAGGTAATTATCAGGTTTCTAATATAAATAAAGAACTTAGAGGGACTGAAGTTATTTTACATATTCGTTCTAAAAATGATGAATTTTTAGATACATGGCGTATAAAAGGAATAATTAATAAATATTCAGAATATATTGCTTTACCTATAGAAATTAAAATGTATAATGAAAAAGAAAAAAAATATTTTTGGGAACAAATTAATAAAGCACAAGCTATTTGGTTACGTAATAAAATTAATATTAGTGATAAAGAATATAAAGAATTTTATAAACAATTAACATATGATAGTACTGATCCAATTATTTGGAGTCATAATCATGTTGAAGGAAAACAAGAATATATTAGTTTATTATATATTCCTTCAAACATTCCATGGGATATACGTAATCGTGATTATAAAAATGGATTAAAATTATATGTACAAAGAGTATTTATTATGGAAGATGCAGATCAATTATTACCTAAATATTTAAGATTTATAAGAGGTTTAGTTGATTCTAATGATTTACCTTTAAATATTTCAAGAGAAATTTTACAAAAAAATAATATTATTCGTAATATGAAGTTAACATTAACAAAAAAAGTTCTCAATATGTTAACAAATCTTACAAAAATAAAAAATATATATAATAATTTTTGGAAAAAATTTGGTTTAATTTTTAAAGAAGGACCTGCTGAAGATATAAAAAATAAAGATATTATTATTAAATTATTACGTTTTTCATCAACATATAATGATAATGATGAACAAAATATATCTTTAGAAGAATATTCTCAAAGAATGATTAAAGGACAAAAAAAAATATATTTTTTAACATCAGATAATTATATTTCGGCAAAAAGTAGTCCACATTTAGAATTTTTTTATAAAAAAGGTATTGAAGTATTATTGTTAACTGATCATATTGATGAATGGATGATGAGTTATGTAACAGAATTTGAAGGTAAAATTCTTCAATCAATTAGTAAAGAAGACGATTCATTAGATGAATTTATTAAAAATGATAATAATTCTGAGCAAAATAAAATAGAAAATGAATTTAAACCTTTTTTAAAAAAAATACAAAATTTATTAGGTAATAAAATAAAAAAAGTAAAATTAACAAGTAGATTAATTAATACTCCTGCTATTGTTACTACAGATGTAAATGAAATGAGTACTCAAATGGCAAAATTATTTACTGCTGCAGGACAAAAAGTTCCAGAAATAAAATATAATTTTGAATTAAATCCTAATCATATTTTAATAAAAAAAATTTTAACAATAAAAGATGAAAAATATTTTTCTGAATTTGTTAATTTATTATTAGAAGAAGCTATTTTAGCAGAAAAAGGTACTTTAGAAAATCCAAATAAATTTATTAACCGAGTAAATTCTTTTTTATCTAAAATATAA
- the aroK gene encoding shikimate kinase AroK → MAEKRNIFLIGPMGAGKSTIGRHLANLLKMEFFDSDQEIERRTGADINWVFDVEGEIGFRKREKKIINEITQKQGIILATGGGSIQSKETRKFLSSRGIVVYLKTTIEKQLSRTKRDKKRPLLNITNNQNQSAEEILNNLAKKRNHLYNEIADIIIKTDEQSAKIVANQLIKLLEKN, encoded by the coding sequence ATGGCAGAAAAAAGAAATATATTCTTAATAGGACCTATGGGTGCTGGAAAAAGTACAATTGGACGTCATCTTGCAAATTTATTAAAAATGGAATTTTTTGATTCAGATCAAGAAATTGAACGTCGTACAGGAGCCGATATAAATTGGGTGTTTGATGTAGAAGGTGAAATAGGTTTTAGAAAACGTGAAAAAAAAATTATTAATGAAATAACTCAAAAACAAGGAATTATATTAGCAACAGGTGGAGGATCTATTCAATCTAAAGAAACTAGAAAATTTTTATCTTCTAGAGGTATTGTAGTTTACCTTAAAACAACTATAGAAAAACAATTAAGTCGTACAAAAAGAGATAAAAAACGTCCTTTACTTAATATTACTAATAATCAAAATCAATCAGCTGAAGAAATTTTAAATAATTTAGCTAAAAAAAGAAATCATTTGTATAATGAAATAGCTGATATTATCATTAAGACAGATGAACAAAGTGCAAAAATTGTAGCTAATCAACTTATTAAATTATTGGAAAAAAATTAA
- the aroB gene encoding 3-dehydroquinate synthase, whose translation MGKTILVTTKKHNYPIIIDFNLFDTSLSFSFLKRGDNVMIVTNKIIFSLYFKKIFNQLHNIGVKINYVILPDGEKYKTLVTVNIIYTALLKNLYSRDTTLIALGGGVIGDITGFAASSYQRGVKFIQIPTTLLAQVDSAVGGKTAVNHVLGKNMIGSFYQPNCVIINLSCLYTLSKREFSAGMAEVIKYSIIFDKKFFYWLENNINNLFNLDKTSILYCISKCCNLKAKIVYEDEYEKNKRALLNLGHTYGHAIETQLGYGKWLHGEAISVGIVLAALTSKQLNLLDNKEIIKIINLLKKCNLPIKGPINMNDKQYIKYIYRDKKINKNKINVILPLQIGKTIIYKNLSEKIISNAINENKNLII comes from the coding sequence ATGGGAAAAACTATTTTAGTTACAACAAAAAAACACAATTATCCTATTATTATAGATTTTAATTTATTTGATACATCATTATCTTTTTCTTTTTTAAAAAGAGGTGATAATGTTATGATTGTAACCAATAAAATAATTTTTTCTTTATATTTTAAAAAAATTTTTAATCAATTACATAATATTGGTGTTAAAATAAATTATGTTATTCTCCCAGATGGTGAAAAATATAAAACATTAGTAACAGTAAATATTATTTATACAGCATTACTTAAAAATTTATATAGTAGAGATACTACTTTAATTGCTTTAGGTGGCGGTGTTATAGGTGATATAACTGGATTTGCAGCATCAAGTTATCAAAGAGGAGTCAAATTTATACAAATACCTACAACTTTATTAGCACAAGTAGATTCTGCTGTAGGAGGGAAAACGGCAGTAAACCATGTATTAGGTAAAAATATGATAGGTAGTTTCTATCAACCTAATTGTGTAATAATTAATTTGAGTTGTTTATATACTTTATCCAAAAGAGAATTTTCTGCTGGTATGGCTGAAGTTATAAAATATAGTATTATTTTTGATAAAAAATTTTTTTATTGGTTGGAAAATAATATTAATAATTTATTTAATTTAGACAAAACATCTATACTTTATTGTATTAGTAAATGTTGTAATTTAAAAGCTAAAATTGTTTATGAAGATGAATATGAAAAAAATAAAAGAGCATTATTAAATTTAGGACACACTTATGGGCATGCTATAGAGACACAATTAGGATATGGTAAATGGTTACATGGTGAAGCTATTTCAGTAGGCATTGTTCTTGCTGCATTAACTTCAAAACAATTAAATTTACTTGATAATAAAGAAATAATAAAAATTATAAATTTATTAAAAAAATGTAATTTACCAATTAAAGGTCCAATAAATATGAATGATAAACAATATATAAAATATATTTATAGAGATAAAAAAATAAATAAAAATAAAATTAATGTTATTCTTCCACTTCAAATTGGAAAAACAATTATATATAAGAATCTTTCTGAAAAAATTATTTCTAATGCTATTAATGAAAACAAAAATTTAATTATTTAA